Proteins from a genomic interval of Candidatus Acidiferrales bacterium:
- a CDS encoding CbiX/SirB N-terminal domain-containing protein, with product MSAEISHQVQGKPASKKAGKLGILIFAHGSSVPEANQTIARLAEEVARTSGYNYVRPSFLELGEPDLITAVAGARQAGIERVVVVPYFLTMGIHLRRDLPKLIEEVQRRFPEIEIRLAESLDGHPLMAHLVTERAREALARGEPRLDRGERAQKK from the coding sequence GTGAGCGCCGAAATATCGCATCAAGTTCAGGGCAAGCCCGCCAGCAAGAAGGCGGGCAAGCTTGGCATTTTGATCTTCGCGCACGGCTCGAGCGTGCCGGAAGCGAACCAGACCATCGCTCGCCTTGCCGAAGAGGTGGCGCGGACGAGCGGCTACAACTACGTCCGTCCCAGCTTTCTCGAATTGGGTGAACCCGATTTGATTACTGCGGTGGCCGGTGCCCGGCAGGCCGGTATCGAGCGGGTCGTCGTTGTGCCCTATTTCCTGACGATGGGGATTCACCTGCGCCGCGACTTGCCCAAGCTGATTGAGGAGGTGCAGCGGCGTTTCCCGGAAATCGAGATTCGACTGGCCGAATCGCTCGATGGCCACCCGCTCATGGCCCATCTTGTGACCGAACGCGCCCGTGAAGCGCTTGCCCGAGGCGAGCCCCGATTGGACCGGGGTGAGCGCGCCCAGAAAAAGTAG